The Columba livia isolate bColLiv1 breed racing homer chromosome 21, bColLiv1.pat.W.v2, whole genome shotgun sequence genome has a segment encoding these proteins:
- the ZMYND12 gene encoding zinc finger MYND domain-containing protein 12 produces the protein MASSAPSSVARRYSRRAGSSAGRAAVSAATPGGGPGVRRRASSRAGPCGGRALAQGKTERARCRKHTAYPAATSRSAEAAPRRPLLKFSRNRTARASSGTCVPPDVTSATRRPRAACPAAQKGRLGNGGGGGVSSAEVSPWQRGRAGGARAVRAVRGRGPSALCPLPRDRVLKYIMDVASSTAQEFILAGKHKEAIPAAFHALRFGSAVFGPRSAQLVPAYLLLAEASIGKAKGERAAVAPFLHTNWPLVRVCRCVAGAGDVPQAGRYLSQAQWIVLGAPGCGGAIQSRLQRGLGQLRVAEGNLQQALHHLASDVYLASSTFGLKSLEAAMGYFHMANVFFRQNKMDIANSLYAKVTALWCDRLLSAVQAHERVLRSRSDTSPFAEDEDVAEQQLTEAQRVEGTRVLSAVLEIRSQAPKPELGEMARVLHGLAMLHYLGLDLPAAGKMGLKALELVKQLPQQESLEPIARLLRLINSAPSHAK, from the exons ATGGCCAGCAGCGCCCCCTCCTCGGTAGCCCGCCGGTATTCGCGGAGAGCGGGCAGCAGCGCGGGCAGGGCGGCGGTGTCGGCGGCCACGCCGGGGGGCGGCCCGGGGGTGAGGCGGAGGGCGTCGAGCAGGGCGGGCCCGTGCGGCGGGAGGGCCCTGGCCCAGGGGAAGACGGAGCGGGCGCGGTGCAGGAAGCACACGGCGTACCCCGCGGCCACCAGCCGCTCCGCCGAGgcggccccgcgccgcccgctGCTGAAGTTCTCCAGGAACCGCACGGCGCGCGCCTCCAGCGGCACCTGCGTCCCGCCCGACGTCACCAGCGCCACGCGCCGCCCGCGCGCCGCCTGCCCCGCCGCCCAG AAGGGTCGCCTTGGCAACGGGGGTGGGGGCGGAGTCTCCTCGGCGGAAGTGTCGCCTTGGCAACGGGGTCGCGCTGGAGGGGCCCGGGCGGTGCGAGCTGTGCGGGGCCGCGGCCCGAGTGCGCTGTGCCCGCTGCCGCGTGACCGCGTACTG AAATACATCATGGATGTggcctccagcacagcccaggagtTTATTTTGGCTGGCAAGCACAAAGAAGCCATCCCGGCCGCTTTCCACGCGCTGCGTTTCGGCAGCGCCGTGTTCGGCCCCCGTTCCGCGCAGCTGGTCCCGGCTTATCTGCTCTTGGCCGAGGCCTCCATTG GGAAAGCAAAGGGCGAGCGGGCGGCGGTGGCTCCATTTCTACACACGAACTGGCCGTTGGTGCGGGTTTGTCGGTGCGTTGCAGGCGCTGGGGATGTCCCGCAGGCCGGCCGGTACCTGTCGCAGGCGCAGTGGATCGTGCTGGGCGCCCCGGGCTGCGGCGGCGCCATCCAGTCCCGGCTGCAGCGCGGGCTGGGCCAGCTCCGCGTCGCCGAGGGCAACCTGCAGCAGGCCCTGCACCACCTGGCCAGCGAC GTTTACCTCGCTAGTTCTACATTCGGCCTCAAATCCCTGGAGGCCGCCATGGGGTATTTCCACATGGCGAACGTCTTCTTTCGCCAGAACAAAATGGACATCGCAAACTCGCTCTACGCCAAG GTAACGGCGCTCTGGTGTGACCGTCTCCTGAGCGCGGTGCAGGCGCACGAGCGAGTGCTGAGGTCGCGGTCGGACACGTCGCCCTTCGCCGAGGACGAGGACGTTGCGGAGCAGCAGCTGA CCGAAGCCCAGCGAGTGGAAGGGACGCGAGTGCTGAGCGCGGTGCTGGAGATCAGGTCGCAGGCGCCGAAGCCGGAGCTCGGGGAGATGGCCCGTGTGCTGCACGGCCTGGCCATGCTGCACTACCTGGGGCTGGACCTGCCCGCG GCTGGCAAGATGGGGCTGAAAGCCTTAGAGCTGGTGAAACAGCTGCCCCAACAGGAGTCTCTAGAACCCATCGCTCGTTTGTTAAGGCTGATTAACTCCGCGCCTTCCCACGCGAAATAA
- the PPCS gene encoding phosphopantothenate--cysteine ligase, protein MNESPSVSSPPAPEPRACSPISAPRLSPGLSSPVRGHAAAGTAHSGRGPAQLAPPGPLQRDPVAKATLPPRRLRPHPRCQGDPSAEETRRRLGVLGRALPPEVGAAGMAEAGGAEEAAERRVRAWAAGQAARGRRVALVTSGGTQVPLEARAVRFLENFSSGRRGAASAERLVAAGYAVCFLHRARSVFPWARALPPHGPALLDALRLTPGPPPGVAADTAALPALLPALREYRRATEEGALLAIEFTALEEYLALLRAAARALAPLGSSVMFYLAAAVSDFYIPASEMPEHKIQSSEGPLQITMKMVPKMLSPLVKEWAPEAFVISFKLETDPLILIHKSRQALEKYRHQVVVANILESRRTAVTIVTKDSQTPLALSEEEIAQGMEIEEKIVSYLQGQHTAFIEKKV, encoded by the exons atgaatgagtccccctcAGTCtcgtctcctccagctccagagccccggGCCTGCTCCCCGATCTCCGCGCCCCGTCTCTCGCCCGGCCTCTCCTCACCAGTACGCGGTCACGCGGCAGCGGGCACAGCGCACTCGGGCCGCGGCCCCGCACAGCTCGCACCGCCCGGGCCCCTCCAGCGCGACCCCGTTGCCAAGGCGACACTTCCGCCGAGGAGACTCCGCCCCCACCCCCGTTGCCAAGGCGACCCTTCTGCCGAGGAGACGCGGCGACGGTTGGGCGTGCTTGGCCGCGCGCTTCCGCCGGAAGTAGGGGCGGCGGGCATGGCGGAGGCCGGCGGGGCGGAGGAGGCGGCGGAGCGGCGTGTGCGGGCCTGGGCGGCGGGGCAGGCGGCGCGCGGGCGGCGCGTGGCGCTGGTGACGTCGGGCGGGACGCAGGTGCCGCTGGAGGCGCGCGCCGTGCGGTTCCTGGAGAACTTCAGCagcgggcggcgcggggccgcCTCGGCGGAGCGGCTGGTGGCCGCGGGGTACGCCGTGTGCTTCCTGCACCGCGCCCGCTCCGTCTTCCCCTGGGCCAGGGCCCTCCCGCCGCACGGGCCCGCCCTGCTCGACGCCCTCCGCCTCACCCCCGGGCCGCCCCCCGGCGTGGCCGCCGACACCGCCGCCCTGCCCGCGCTGCTGCCCGCTCTCCGCGAATACCGGCGGGCTACCGAGGAGGGGGCGCTGCTGGCCATCGAGTTCACCGCGCTGGAGGAGTACCTGGCGCTGCTGCGGGCCGCTGCCCGCGCCCTGGCGCCCCTCG GCTCCAGCGTCATGTTTTACCTGGCGGCCGCCGTGTCCGATTTCTACATCCCCGCCTCGGAGATGCCCGAGCACAAGATCCAGTCCTCGGAGGGGCCCCTGCAG ATCACGATGAAGATGGTGCCAAAAATGTTGTCTCCTCTCGTCAAAGAATGGGCCCCGGAGGCGTTCGTTATTTCCTTTAAACTGGAGACGGATCCTTTGATCTTAATTCATAAATCGCGGCAGGCTCTGGAGAAATATCGTCACCAGGTGGTGGTAGCAAATATCCTGGAGTCGCGGAGAACCGCGGTTACTATCGTAACCAAAGACTCGCAGACCCCGTTAGCGCTTTCGGAGGAGGAAATAGCGCAGGGCAtggaaatagaggaaaaaatagtgaGTTACCTTCAGGGCCAACATACCGCGTTCATAGAGAAGAAAGTCTGA